The following proteins are encoded in a genomic region of Dyadobacter sp. UC 10:
- a CDS encoding helix-turn-helix domain-containing protein produces MEDYNKIIESLGVKFVKARHIRILQPITIKNFYDVQNSLTILYDGEVSFGSEESQKVEEGDMLFIPGGKHATVTYGNTQTAKTVSNEEFMTNRDNYIDAGHDPALIGKLPNSFGLISFEAKVFDTVNFFTSLDVPPFLIKRDDQIAATINQILTEDMLDTPGKGRIIKIKTEEVVIEIIRYILKNKLFVEQLVTNSTYFKDPRLIDIFAYIKDNLGGDLSNKVLANVANVSEDYVGQYFKMLTGINPQDYIEYQRMEKAVDLLRTSKKSIRAIGSDVGYKDTAYFCRRFKMMFGIPAGKMRRRESLMNV; encoded by the coding sequence ATGGAAGATTATAATAAGATTATTGAATCTTTGGGGGTAAAATTCGTGAAAGCCCGTCATATACGGATTTTGCAACCTATTACAATTAAAAATTTCTACGACGTCCAGAATTCATTGACGATTTTGTACGACGGGGAAGTCTCCTTTGGGTCTGAGGAGTCGCAGAAAGTAGAGGAGGGAGATATGCTGTTTATCCCTGGCGGAAAGCATGCAACTGTGACTTACGGAAACACGCAGACTGCGAAGACCGTTTCGAATGAAGAATTCATGACCAACCGTGATAACTATATCGACGCTGGACATGATCCTGCGCTTATCGGTAAATTGCCTAATTCATTTGGACTCATTTCTTTTGAAGCGAAGGTTTTTGATACGGTTAACTTCTTCACCTCGCTCGATGTACCTCCGTTCCTGATTAAAAGAGACGATCAGATTGCGGCAACGATCAACCAGATTTTGACAGAAGATATGCTGGATACCCCAGGTAAGGGCCGCATTATCAAGATCAAAACGGAAGAAGTGGTGATTGAGATCATCCGTTATATTTTGAAAAATAAATTGTTCGTTGAGCAGCTGGTAACGAACAGTACTTACTTCAAAGATCCTCGCCTGATCGATATTTTCGCCTATATCAAAGACAACCTGGGCGGCGATCTTTCCAACAAGGTGCTTGCCAACGTAGCGAACGTTTCAGAGGATTATGTAGGCCAGTACTTCAAAATGCTGACAGGAATAAATCCACAGGATTATATCGAATACCAGCGTATGGAAAAAGCGGTTGATTTACTGCGTACTTCGAAGAAAAGCATCCGTGCGATTGGTTCTGACGTAGGCTATAAAGACACGGCTTACTTCTGCCGCCGATTTAAAATGATGTTCGGTATTCCGGCTGGTAAAATGCGCCGTCGTGAGTCACTGATGAATGTGTAA
- a CDS encoding nuclear transport factor 2 family protein: protein MREATYTYPDMKFILLFLIQFSIAFAAKAQFAQPIDGTDCARQFFNALQEKNVDALEDILAADFTVVSFNGQTINREQLIQSLSDRLLVIESGMQSGINTRNYRDVAIVTGLWSIRARLQNNSFQGDLSFMAVCTRNGAKWQVSAVQLTPVQ, encoded by the coding sequence ATGCGCGAAGCTACTTATACTTATCCTGACATGAAATTCATTTTGTTGTTTTTGATCCAGTTTTCAATTGCTTTTGCCGCGAAAGCACAATTTGCGCAGCCTATCGACGGAACCGACTGTGCCAGGCAATTTTTTAATGCATTGCAGGAAAAAAATGTGGATGCGTTGGAAGATATTCTGGCAGCCGATTTCACTGTTGTGAGCTTCAATGGGCAGACGATTAACCGGGAGCAACTGATTCAGTCATTAAGCGATCGACTTCTTGTGATCGAGTCGGGTATGCAATCCGGCATTAATACCCGTAATTACCGCGATGTAGCGATTGTTACAGGATTGTGGAGTATACGGGCGCGCCTTCAAAATAATAGCTTTCAGGGAGATCTTTCCTTCATGGCGGTATGCACCAGAAATGGCGCGAAATGGCAGGTGTCGGCAGTTCAGCTTACCCCCGTTCAATAG
- a CDS encoding acyl-CoA dehydrogenase, translated as MDFNLSEEHLAVRDAARDFAQNDLLPEVIERDSAQKFDTSLLDKMGELGFLGMMVAPEYHGSGMDTLSYVIAMEEISKIDASAGVIMSVNNSLVCWGIEKYGTEAIKQKYLTRLATGEMIGAFCLSEPEAGSDATSQHTTAVDRGDYYLLNGTKNWITNGNTSDVCVVIAQTDPEKRHKGINAFLVEKGWKGFEVGRKEDKMGIRASDTHTLMFSDVRVPKENRIGEDGFGFKFAMNVLNGGRIGIAAQALGIATGAFELSLKYSKERKTFGKPISDHQAIQFKLSEMATKIEAARLLVYKSARMKDEGKDYVQAAAMAKLYASDVAMWVTTEAVQVHGGYGYVKEYHVERLMRDAKITQIYEGTSEIQKLVIARELLK; from the coding sequence ATGGATTTTAACCTGAGCGAAGAACATTTGGCGGTTCGCGACGCTGCGCGCGATTTTGCTCAAAATGACTTGCTTCCGGAAGTGATAGAGAGAGACTCCGCCCAGAAATTTGATACGTCGCTGCTTGATAAAATGGGGGAGCTGGGATTTTTAGGAATGATGGTTGCGCCGGAGTACCATGGCAGCGGAATGGATACGCTTTCCTATGTGATTGCCATGGAAGAGATTTCAAAGATTGATGCATCTGCCGGTGTGATCATGTCTGTCAACAATTCGCTGGTTTGCTGGGGAATTGAAAAATATGGAACGGAAGCGATTAAACAAAAATACCTTACCCGGCTTGCCACAGGCGAAATGATCGGAGCGTTCTGCTTATCGGAGCCGGAAGCCGGTTCTGATGCGACGTCTCAGCATACCACAGCTGTCGATCGGGGAGATTATTATTTGTTGAATGGTACAAAAAACTGGATAACCAATGGAAATACTTCGGACGTTTGCGTTGTAATTGCTCAGACAGATCCGGAAAAAAGGCATAAAGGTATCAATGCATTCCTGGTAGAGAAAGGCTGGAAAGGTTTTGAAGTGGGTAGAAAAGAAGACAAAATGGGCATACGGGCGTCGGATACGCACACTTTGATGTTCTCCGATGTGAGGGTTCCAAAAGAGAACAGGATCGGCGAGGATGGTTTCGGTTTCAAGTTCGCGATGAACGTGCTGAATGGGGGAAGAATCGGTATTGCTGCGCAGGCGCTCGGCATTGCGACCGGTGCCTTTGAGCTGTCCTTAAAATATTCCAAAGAAAGAAAAACTTTCGGCAAGCCGATCAGTGATCATCAGGCAATTCAATTCAAGCTGTCTGAAATGGCGACAAAAATTGAGGCCGCGCGGTTACTTGTCTATAAATCAGCCCGTATGAAAGACGAGGGAAAGGATTATGTGCAAGCTGCGGCTATGGCAAAATTATATGCATCTGATGTTGCAATGTGGGTGACAACTGAGGCTGTGCAGGTGCACGGAGGCTATGGATACGTGAAAGAATATCACGTAGAGCGGCTCATGAGGGACGCAAAAATCACACAGATTTATGAAGGTACCTCCGAAATACAAAAACTCGTGATAGCCAGGGAACTACTTAAATAG